One window of Quercus robur chromosome 5, dhQueRobu3.1, whole genome shotgun sequence genomic DNA carries:
- the LOC126729203 gene encoding vacuolar cation/proton exchanger 2-like has protein sequence MISMEERIYLEHEEISTSRRNRTEVHAFEFETFDLRPNDNNASSSIFKRIWISLPRSIYIVLFKLRVNMLLPFGLIAILVHHLSEKQGWVYILSSVGLVPLPELLGVGVEQLAYYTGPSVGGLLDAMFCNVTELIIPIYALKYGMVRVVQHFLLGSILSKLLLVLGSAFFTRGTLDNRRAQAFTEKTILVNIGMWLMAFMAIMFPTLLHSTNTEVYFGKSELSLSRFNSFIMLVTYMSYLFYQLKFQQKQNPIDEGVTHEENIIVIILQTEYIYAKS, from the exons ATGATATCCATGGAGGAAAGGATATACCTTGAACACGAGGAGATATCTACATCCCGACGCAACAGAACTGAAGTGCATGCTTTTGAGTTTGAGACATTTGATCTTAGGCCTAATGATAATAATGCCAGCTCTTCAATCTTCAAGCGTATTTGGATCAGTCTTCCCAGAAGTATTTACATTGTGTTGTTCAAGTTACGAGTTAACATGCTATTACCTTTTGGTCTTATTGCCATATTGGTGCATCATCTTTCTGAAAAGCAA GGATGGGTGTACATCCTCAGTTCAGTGGGCCTAGTACCTTTACCGGAGCTTCTGGGTGTTGGGGTAGA GCAACTTGCATACTACACAGGACCTTCAG TTGGAGGTCTTTTAGATGCTATGTTTTGCAATGTAACAGAACTGATCATTCCAATTTATGCGTTGAAATATGGGATGGTAAGAGTTGTTCAACATTTCTTGTTGGGCTCCATACTATCAAAATTACTGTTAGTGCTAGGAAGTGCATTCTTCACTAGAGGGACTCTTGATAATAGGAGAGCTCAGGCGTTCACTGAG AAAACTATCTTGGTGAATATAGGAATGTGGTTGATGGCTTTTATGGCAATAATGTTTCCTACCCTTCTTCATTCCACAAACACAGAAGTTTATTTTGGGAAGTCGGAGTTGTCACTCTCAAGATTCAATAGCTTTATAATGCTAGTGACTTACATGAGTTACCTTTTCTACCAACTAAAATTTCAGCAGAAGCAGAATCCTATTGATGAG GGAGTCACTcatgaagaaaatataatagtaataatattaCAAACTGAGTATATATATGCAAAATCTTGA
- the LOC126727548 gene encoding 60S ribosomal protein L39-3, translated as MPSHKTFMIKKKLAKKMRQNRPIPHWIRMRTDNTIRYNAKRRHWRRTKLGF; from the exons atg CCTTCCCACAAGACCTTCATGATTAAGAAGAAGCTGGCGAAGAAGATGAGGCAGAATAGGCCTATCCCTCACTGGATCCGCATGAGGACTGACAACACCATCAG gTACAATGCAAAGCGCAGGCACTGGCGCCGTACCAAGCTTGGATTCTGA